From Companilactobacillus heilongjiangensis, one genomic window encodes:
- a CDS encoding ABC transporter ATP-binding protein/permease, which produces MLELKHIKKYFYVGDSVTKALDDVSVSFRPKEFVAILGPSGSGKTTMLNGIGGLDIYDSGDLIIKGKSTKDFSEADWDAYRNNSVGFIFQSYNIIGHLSILDNVEMGMTLSGVPNNEKKEKAIKALERVGLGPHMNKKPNQLSGGQMQRVAIARAIANDPEILLCDEPTGALDTETSVQIMELIKELSQERLVIMVTHNPALAKEYADRIINFADGKIQDDSNPYSEDTDKDNFELKKTKMTFWTALKLSYTNIKTKKARTFLTAFASSIGIISIAIVLALSSGFQKQIDKTQSNTLAQFPITISQIASNQTAPKNNDKKLTKAKKTKVTAKLSQADKATHINKITKKYMNYIDNINPELSKTVTYTYSTGMNILSENNGKIKTATFSNTDTSKGANSASAMSSAMATSTGIGGSVYPSGKSGQAFLKKHYKVVSGSMPASANDIVLIVDSDNSTNINALKNIGLTVKDGQKLDFNKLVGKEFKVVNNNDYYKKLPTGTFLPNSADSKLYDNSSNKTLKISGILRVKSKSSENILASGIAYSDQLTKNIINDNKNSDIVAAQKGSSTNVLTGANVEDATTKATLINYLGGSTTPSSIMIYPNNFKNKDKILKYLDKYNNGKKKADKIVYTDMAGSVSNLTGGLMDAITYVLVAFAGISLVTSMIMISIITYTSVLERTKEIGILKALGARKKDITRVFDAETTILGVASGVLGVVIAYLATIPINAVLKSMTDLTNVAQLNPIHAIILIVVSTVLTVLGGHIPARMAAKKDAATALRSE; this is translated from the coding sequence ATGCTGGAATTAAAACACATAAAAAAATATTTCTACGTCGGTGATTCTGTAACTAAGGCACTTGATGATGTTTCAGTATCGTTTCGACCTAAAGAATTCGTTGCTATTCTAGGGCCAAGTGGCTCTGGAAAAACTACCATGCTCAATGGAATTGGTGGTTTGGATATCTATGATTCTGGTGATTTAATTATTAAAGGCAAATCTACTAAAGACTTTTCTGAGGCAGATTGGGATGCTTATCGTAATAACTCAGTCGGATTCATTTTCCAAAGTTACAATATTATTGGACATTTGAGCATTCTGGATAATGTTGAAATGGGGATGACACTTAGTGGTGTTCCTAATAACGAGAAGAAAGAAAAAGCTATTAAGGCACTAGAACGAGTTGGTTTGGGACCTCATATGAACAAGAAGCCTAATCAGCTATCTGGTGGTCAAATGCAGCGTGTTGCGATTGCTCGTGCGATTGCCAATGACCCTGAAATACTTCTCTGTGATGAGCCTACTGGTGCTTTGGATACTGAAACTAGTGTTCAAATCATGGAACTTATCAAAGAGTTGTCACAAGAACGACTAGTAATCATGGTTACTCATAATCCTGCTTTGGCTAAAGAATACGCCGATCGGATTATCAACTTTGCTGACGGTAAAATCCAAGATGATTCAAATCCTTATTCTGAAGATACTGATAAAGATAATTTTGAATTAAAGAAAACCAAGATGACTTTCTGGACAGCCTTGAAATTGTCATATACAAATATCAAAACTAAAAAAGCACGTACTTTCTTAACTGCGTTTGCTTCAAGTATTGGTATTATCAGTATCGCCATTGTTTTAGCCTTGTCGTCAGGGTTCCAAAAGCAAATCGACAAGACGCAGTCGAACACTTTAGCACAATTTCCGATTACTATTTCACAAATTGCATCTAATCAAACCGCACCGAAAAATAATGATAAGAAGCTGACTAAAGCCAAAAAGACAAAAGTGACAGCCAAGTTAAGTCAGGCTGACAAAGCTACTCACATTAATAAAATCACTAAAAAATATATGAACTATATTGATAATATCAATCCAGAATTGAGTAAGACCGTGACTTATACTTATTCAACTGGGATGAATATTCTCAGTGAAAATAATGGCAAAATAAAAACTGCCACTTTCTCTAATACTGATACTAGTAAAGGTGCTAACTCTGCAAGTGCAATGTCTAGTGCCATGGCGACATCAACTGGTATTGGCGGATCCGTTTACCCAAGTGGCAAAAGCGGTCAAGCATTTTTGAAAAAACACTACAAAGTCGTTTCTGGCTCAATGCCTGCTAGTGCCAACGATATTGTTTTAATTGTTGATAGTGACAATTCGACTAACATCAATGCACTTAAGAATATTGGTTTAACAGTTAAAGATGGCCAAAAGTTAGATTTCAACAAACTAGTTGGTAAAGAATTCAAAGTTGTTAACAATAACGATTACTATAAGAAACTACCTACTGGCACATTCTTACCTAACTCGGCTGACTCAAAACTTTATGACAACAGTTCAAATAAGACTTTGAAAATATCAGGTATTTTACGTGTTAAATCAAAATCATCCGAAAATATCTTAGCTTCAGGTATCGCTTATAGCGACCAACTAACTAAGAACATTATTAATGATAATAAGAATTCAGATATTGTTGCAGCTCAAAAGGGCAGTAGTACTAATGTCTTAACTGGAGCAAACGTTGAAGACGCTACAACGAAAGCTACTTTGATCAACTATCTTGGTGGTTCAACGACACCTTCAAGCATTATGATTTATCCAAATAACTTCAAGAATAAAGACAAAATTCTTAAATACTTAGATAAATATAATAATGGCAAAAAGAAAGCTGATAAGATTGTTTATACTGATATGGCTGGTTCAGTTTCCAACTTAACTGGTGGATTAATGGATGCCATCACGTACGTCTTAGTAGCTTTCGCCGGTATTTCACTAGTTACAAGTATGATTATGATTTCCATCATTACATACACTTCAGTGCTAGAACGTACCAAGGAAATCGGTATTTTGAAAGCCTTGGGTGCTAGAAAGAAAGATATCACTCGAGTCTTTGATGCTGAAACAACCATTTTAGGTGTGGCATCTGGTGTACTAGGTGTAGTCATTGCCTACCTTGCAACCATCCCAATTAATGCCGTATTGAAGAGCATGACAGATTTAACAAACGTTGCTCAACTAAATCCAATCCATGCAATCATCTTGATTGTCGTAAGTACTGTTCTAACCGTACTTGGTGGACATATTCCAGCTCGTATGGCAGCTAAGAAAGATGCTGCTACAGCATTACGTTCAGAATAA
- a CDS encoding helix-turn-helix domain-containing protein: MTTIKFDDFLNKKLENPEFKKGYDSENSKLQSAIALYKAREKAGLTQRELSSIAKVPQSTIARIERGDNTSVDTLDKLARALGKTFKISIS; this comes from the coding sequence ATGACAACTATAAAATTTGATGATTTTCTAAATAAAAAATTGGAGAATCCAGAGTTCAAAAAGGGATATGATTCAGAAAACTCCAAGTTACAAAGTGCTATCGCTCTTTACAAGGCTAGAGAGAAAGCTGGCCTAACTCAACGTGAGCTATCTAGTATAGCAAAAGTCCCTCAATCAACTATTGCGAGAATTGAGCGTGGGGATAATACAAGTGTTGATACCTTAGACAAACTAGCACGTGCACTTGGAAAAACCTTCAAAATATCCATATCATAA
- a CDS encoding TetR/AcrR family transcriptional regulator encodes MATNKKRKELKKKEILNAATKAFVTNGYKNTSVADIAKEAHSSQVTLYKYFPSKIELAREVIIQIVIDGYAEYDRRLDKSNMGFKEKVASILNFGTSEVNSINKDFMDFMIDEFQGSNGNHRVMEAYDNGKNAFWGKLMKQGRAEGVISDEIQDEVILMYVDMILNYFMNPATSKKTKNLVTKKYSNGLARIFFYGILGK; translated from the coding sequence ATGGCAACTAATAAAAAACGTAAAGAACTGAAGAAAAAAGAGATTTTAAATGCGGCAACTAAAGCATTCGTTACCAACGGATACAAAAATACCTCCGTCGCAGATATTGCGAAAGAGGCTCATTCATCACAGGTTACTCTGTATAAATACTTTCCAAGCAAGATAGAACTTGCCAGAGAAGTCATAATTCAAATTGTTATTGATGGTTATGCGGAATATGACCGGCGCCTAGATAAATCAAATATGGGTTTTAAAGAGAAAGTCGCAAGTATCCTAAACTTTGGTACATCTGAAGTTAATTCGATCAATAAAGACTTTATGGATTTTATGATTGACGAATTCCAAGGCTCTAATGGCAATCACCGTGTTATGGAAGCATATGACAATGGCAAGAATGCTTTTTGGGGTAAGTTAATGAAACAAGGTCGCGCCGAGGGAGTAATCAGCGATGAGATTCAGGATGAAGTTATCTTAATGTATGTAGATATGATTTTGAATTACTTTATGAATCCAGCTACATCAAAAAAGACTAAAAACTTGGTTACTAAAAAATATTCAAATGGTTTAGCACGAATTTTCTTTTATGGAATACTGGGTAAGTAA
- a CDS encoding ABC transporter ATP-binding protein: protein MMQQKNNAILHIDHLQKNFGKFRALKNITFDVYPGEVFGFIGPNGAGKSTTIRTLLGILRASGGTATLFGKDVYKDSVSIHKRLAYVPGDVYLWPNLTGGEIIDLFLKLGNTKHNRKTDEMIKRFQLDPTKKARTYSKGNRQKVALIAAFSTDADFYIFDEPTSGLDPLNEEVFQKSVLELKKQGKAVLLSSHILSEVEKMCDRIGIIRSGEIVETGSLSDMRHLTRTVIQFQTMEPTPELQNMNGVYNVTLEANGLTTFSVDSDKLSSVMDYLADRQIVSLQSTPPTLEDLFMRYYSSDEGR from the coding sequence ATGATGCAACAAAAAAATAATGCTATTTTACATATTGATCATCTACAAAAGAATTTTGGTAAATTCCGAGCACTTAAAAATATTACTTTTGATGTATATCCAGGAGAAGTATTTGGATTCATCGGACCTAATGGTGCAGGTAAATCGACTACCATTCGTACCTTGCTAGGAATACTACGTGCGTCTGGCGGTACAGCTACGTTATTTGGAAAAGATGTTTATAAGGATTCAGTATCAATTCACAAACGCCTAGCCTATGTTCCAGGGGATGTCTATCTCTGGCCCAATTTGACGGGTGGGGAAATCATTGATTTATTTCTAAAACTTGGCAATACCAAGCATAACCGTAAGACTGACGAAATGATCAAACGATTCCAGCTTGATCCAACCAAAAAGGCACGGACTTACTCAAAAGGTAATCGTCAAAAAGTTGCTTTGATTGCTGCTTTTTCAACTGATGCCGATTTTTATATCTTTGATGAGCCTACTTCTGGATTGGATCCATTGAATGAAGAAGTCTTTCAAAAGTCTGTTTTGGAGTTGAAGAAACAAGGCAAGGCAGTACTTCTTTCCAGTCATATCCTATCTGAAGTTGAAAAGATGTGTGATCGAATTGGTATTATCCGAAGCGGTGAAATCGTAGAAACTGGTTCATTATCTGATATGCGCCATCTCACTCGGACTGTTATCCAATTCCAAACTATGGAACCAACACCAGAACTCCAGAATATGAATGGTGTTTACAATGTGACGCTTGAAGCTAATGGTTTAACAACATTTTCAGTTGATTCCGACAAGTTGAGTTCAGTTATGGATTATCTTGCCGATAGACAAATTGTTTCTTTGCAATCGACACCTCCAACACTTGAAGATTTGTTCATGAGATATTACAGCTCAGATGAAGGGAGATAA